DNA sequence from the Sulfurimonas sp. HSL3-1 genome:
ATTGTCGACGAGGTGCAGAACGAACTAGACCAGGAGATCAACATCGACGATCTGGCGCAGCGGGCCAATATGCGCAAGGCGAATTTCCATAAAAAATTCAAAGAGATCTACAACGACTCGCCGATCCAGTACATCAAGAAGATCCGGCTGAATAAGGCGCGCCAGTACATCATGTTCGACAAGATGAAGATCTCGGACGCCGCGTCCAGGGTGGGCTACGAAAGCCCCGCCCAGTTCAGCCGCGAATTCAAAAGCCACTTCGGTTTCCCGCCCTCGGAGCTGAAAAACCAGTGAGGGCAGGGGGGTCGTCGCGGCTTACTCTGCCGCTTCGACCGTGATGACCCCGGACATCGTTTCAATATACCCGCCGCCTTCGACGGCATGCCCCAGCTCGTACAGCCCGCTTGCCTTTCCGAAATCCTTGTAGAACATGACGACGTCGCCCCAGGGAGCGTAGTAGGCAAGGGTGCCCGCTTTAGCTTCCGCCAGGGGCGTGTTGTCCGTTGAGAGTTTCTTCGGGGGGTAGAAGATCTTTTCGTTGCTGCCGTACTCCTCTACTTCGATGGTGAGGGGGAGTTGGGCGTAGAGGGCCTTCGCGGCGGGGGAGTCGTTGAGTTGAAAGAGGGTGGTGTTTCCGTTGGCGTGGACGCTGATCTGCATGAGGTTACCTCCGTCGCGGGCGGCCAGAGGCAGGGTGAAGAGCGCTATGAAGATCATCATGAATAGTGCCTTCATGTCTTGCCCCCCTCCGACGCAGCTGTTTAGCGCTTTTTGAGCACGTCGTGGATGACGGTGTATTTGCCGGCCCATGCGCTGATGATGTCCGTCGCCGTCTGCGCCCCGTAGCCCGCGGCCGAGGCGAACATGGAGGTGGCGCCCGCCGCACAGCCGGTGACATACTTGCCTTCGTCGACGACGCCGTTACTGTTTTCGATCATCACCATACCGGGGCGCGGGGCGCGGACGTGGTCAACGACGGGGGCGCCGATACCCTCGACAGCGATGGTCTGCATCCCGTTGGCAAAGACGACGGTATCCGCCTCGTAGCTTTCGCCCGATTCGGTGTTGACTGTAAACGCCCCCGCACTCCCGGAGACGGAGGTGACGGTGTCTTCTTGCAAGACGACGTTCTCATACGCTTCCGCCCGCGCTGCCAAAGAGGCCAGCAGTTCGGGACCCTTCGTCCCTTCGGCGACACCGGGGACGTTATGGAGCTCCGCCATGTTCAGATGGGACTTCCCGGCGTCGATGACGAGGATATTTTTCGCGCGTGCGATCTCCATTTTCGGCCCCGCCGATCCCAGCGTGATGGCGCACGAGAGTCCCGAAACCCCGCCGCCGATGATAATGACATCGTATTTTTGCATCTTCTCTCCTTTGCATAGAGTCTATTTTAGCAGCTAACCCCGATGAGGGCTAGCACGATACCGGCGCAGGATTGCCCGATACTACATGATTGCCCGTTACGACATATAAGCCCCGCCGCTGACGGAGAGGTAGGCCCCCGTCACCTGGGCGCTCTCCTCTTTGGCGAGGAAGCTGACGGCGTTCGCGACATCTTCGGGTCTGGAGATCGTCTGCGTCGGCGTCATGGAGCGGATGAACTCTTTGAACGCCTCCGGGGCGCCTTCGGTCGCATCGGTGAGAACCAGGCCCGGCGCGACGATGTTGGAGGTGATGCCATGCGCACCCAGCTCCTGCGCAAGGTACTTGCTGAAGGTGTCGAGCGCACCCTTGGCGGAACCGTGGGCGATGAAAGAGGGCGCCGGACTTTCGGAGAGGGTGCTGGAGATAAAGATCAGGCGGCCGAACTTCTTCTCCGTCATCGAGGCTGCGGCATACCGGGCACAGAGGTAGGAGGCGCGAATTTCGTCGTTGAGCTTCTGGGAAAATTCGTCCCAGCTCTGCTCCATGAACGGCTTCTGCGTAAAGTGCATGTTGGCATTGGAGACGAGGATGTCGACGCCGCCGTGGTCGCGTTTGATGGTGTCGAACATCGCCTTGATGCTTTCTTCGTCCCGGACGTCCGCCTGGATGGGGTACGCTTCGCCGCCGGCACCGTTGATGGCCGAGGCCAGGTCATTGGCGACCTGGGTGCTGTTGACGTAGTTGATAAACACGCGGTGGCCGTCTGCGGCGAGGGCTTTGGCCGTGGCCGCGCCGATGCCTCTGGCACCGCCGGTAATCAGAACATTTTTCTTAGACATTTCAGGTCCTTTCATCATTGGATTGATGGGGACTATTGTAGCGGCCTGCGTGTTTCCGTGTAAGAGTAAAAACTCCTATTAATTGTCAATTTTTCTTATTTAAAAAAACAATGAGCTTAAAAACTTAATAATAACGCTATGTTTCGACTATACAATGGACAAAAACACGTTTAGGCGTAAAAATGGTGCCCAACGGCATACATCAGGATTAATTATGGAACTTTTGAGCATGTCCCAGGCGCTGGAGCGCTACAGGCAGATCCACCTGGAAACACCCGCATTCGGCATGAACGTCCTCTCGGACGATTTC
Encoded proteins:
- a CDS encoding SDR family NAD(P)-dependent oxidoreductase → MSKKNVLITGGARGIGAATAKALAADGHRVFINYVNSTQVANDLASAINGAGGEAYPIQADVRDEESIKAMFDTIKRDHGGVDILVSNANMHFTQKPFMEQSWDEFSQKLNDEIRASYLCARYAAASMTEKKFGRLIFISSTLSESPAPSFIAHGSAKGALDTFSKYLAQELGAHGITSNIVAPGLVLTDATEGAPEAFKEFIRSMTPTQTISRPEDVANAVSFLAKEESAQVTGAYLSVSGGAYMS
- a CDS encoding NAD(P)/FAD-dependent oxidoreductase; the encoded protein is MQKYDVIIIGGGVSGLSCAITLGSAGPKMEIARAKNILVIDAGKSHLNMAELHNVPGVAEGTKGPELLASLAARAEAYENVVLQEDTVTSVSGSAGAFTVNTESGESYEADTVVFANGMQTIAVEGIGAPVVDHVRAPRPGMVMIENSNGVVDEGKYVTGCAAGATSMFASAAGYGAQTATDIISAWAGKYTVIHDVLKKR
- a CDS encoding cyclophilin-like fold protein, translated to MMIFIALFTLPLAARDGGNLMQISVHANGNTTLFQLNDSPAAKALYAQLPLTIEVEEYGSNEKIFYPPKKLSTDNTPLAEAKAGTLAYYAPWGDVVMFYKDFGKASGLYELGHAVEGGGYIETMSGVITVEAAE